In Leisingera sp. NJS204, the following are encoded in one genomic region:
- a CDS encoding ATP-binding protein — translation MLPHPTLDRLKALRLDGMAEAFAELQAQDSAAGLTHAEWLGLLADREAASRETKRFDARMRAARLRHVGACPEDVDYRARRGSTMITSQLPIKAWHDVIGEPTFADAILDRIVHNAYRLQLEGQSMRKTIAKMDDGTP, via the coding sequence ATGCTGCCCCACCCAACCCTCGACCGCCTGAAAGCCCTGCGCCTCGATGGCATGGCGGAAGCCTTTGCCGAATTGCAGGCGCAGGACAGCGCCGCTGGTCTGACCCACGCCGAATGGCTGGGCCTGCTTGCCGACCGTGAAGCCGCCAGCCGCGAGACCAAGCGCTTTGACGCCCGCATGCGCGCGGCCAGGTTGCGCCATGTGGGCGCCTGCCCGGAAGATGTCGATTACCGCGCCCGCCGCGGCTCAACCATGATCACCAGCCAGCTGCCCATCAAGGCATGGCACGATGTCATCGGCGAGCCGACCTTTGCGGACGCCATCCTCGACCGCATCGTTCACAATGCCTACCGACTCCAACTTGAGGGGCAGTCCATGCGTAAAACCATCGCCAAAATGGATGACGGAACACCTTAG